In Pedobacter sp. W3I1, one DNA window encodes the following:
- a CDS encoding Uma2 family endonuclease — MKNIKPYPTEEELPPIKTLNEVDFSATYSYADYMRFEFEERLELIKGYIFKMSPAPSRIHQKISGRIFNPIYNALNGHKCEVYSAPFDVRLAKKTQDDKEVFTVVQPDIVVVCDPTKLDKRGCIGAPDIVVEILSPGNNKKELINKYEVYEEAGVKEYWIVSPEEKTFFRYILDEKGKFQPTKLLTEGEEVSTKIIPGFKLLLEEVFQD; from the coding sequence ATGAAAAATATCAAGCCATATCCAACTGAGGAGGAACTACCTCCAATTAAAACACTTAATGAGGTCGATTTTTCTGCGACTTATAGTTATGCAGATTATATGCGCTTCGAATTTGAAGAGCGCTTAGAACTTATCAAAGGATACATTTTCAAGATGAGCCCTGCTCCTTCCAGGATTCATCAAAAAATATCAGGAAGAATTTTTAATCCTATCTATAACGCATTGAATGGTCATAAATGTGAAGTATATTCAGCACCTTTTGATGTCCGTTTAGCAAAGAAAACTCAAGATGACAAAGAAGTTTTCACGGTAGTGCAACCCGATATTGTGGTGGTATGCGATCCGACTAAGCTAGATAAGCGTGGATGTATTGGTGCACCAGATATCGTTGTCGAAATTTTATCGCCAGGCAACAACAAAAAAGAGCTGATTAACAAATATGAAGTTTATGAAGAAGCGGGCGTTAAAGAATATTGGATAGTTAGCCCTGAAGAAAAAACATTTTTCAGATATATTCTTGATGAAAAAGGTAAGTTTCAACCCACAAAACTGCTCACTGAGGGCGAAGAGGTAAGCACAAAGATTATCCCTGGTTTTAAGCTCCTTTTGGAAGAGGTTTTCCAGGATTAA
- a CDS encoding 3-oxoacyl-ACP synthase — translation MSALKSKLYQLCLTFIQNRIENIEYSLQQARQASNDDTKSSAGDKYETTREMMQQEMDRNSKLLYEAGQQKIALQQIENVESDRLVKNGSLVLTSEGNFYISISAGELNIDGQKIFAVSQASPIGRFLIGKAINESFKFNGKDYIVKEIL, via the coding sequence ATGTCTGCATTAAAATCTAAACTTTATCAGCTTTGCTTAACTTTTATCCAAAACAGGATAGAAAATATTGAATATTCTTTGCAACAGGCCAGGCAGGCTTCGAATGATGATACAAAAAGTAGCGCGGGCGATAAATATGAAACCACGCGAGAAATGATGCAACAGGAGATGGATCGCAACAGTAAATTACTGTACGAAGCCGGGCAGCAGAAAATTGCATTACAGCAGATCGAGAATGTGGAATCAGATCGCCTGGTTAAAAACGGAAGTTTGGTTTTAACTTCAGAAGGCAATTTTTACATCAGCATCAGTGCCGGAGAACTTAATATCGATGGACAAAAAATCTTTGCAGTATCGCAGGCTTCGCCAATCGGGCGGTTTTTGATCGGAAAAGCAATAAATGAAAGCTTTAAGTTTAATGGTAAAGATTATATCGTAAAAGAGATATTATAA
- a CDS encoding RsiV family protein — MKYALFFCLFGITIISACNNPKNGANTTETTNDSTANVKAELAESFYKRLEGTIAGKKVVMHLQKVDNDVSGTYYYDGSWLNLSTDTLIGKDSIVLTEYSFYESYFTQDFKSPHLALKWNGNGFNGNWESGDKTKKYPITLTEKYPEGSYQFNAGIYKDSVKAFANQPKSPAAEISFEYLESKSNNEYGNWLNSELKKISGLKSLVDRSIGFKNIAAAYFKDYKTQVTEQSKNSRGDDFQAWMNYTNNSQQSVNYNDNGYVVIDFLADAYTGGAHGNYSSVMYCLDVKNKKQMVLSDIIKIDSNTLQSILERNLRKEYNIKAKDALSTVLFDDFIKPNNNFYFNANGIAFMYNPYEVTSYAQGQIVVFIPYADLKTYLVPAFKQRVGIK; from the coding sequence ATGAAATATGCTCTGTTTTTTTGCCTTTTCGGAATAACGATCATATCAGCCTGTAACAACCCTAAAAATGGAGCCAATACCACTGAAACTACAAATGATAGTACAGCGAATGTAAAAGCCGAACTTGCAGAAAGTTTTTACAAGAGATTGGAAGGTACTATTGCAGGCAAAAAGGTGGTAATGCATTTGCAAAAAGTTGATAACGATGTAAGTGGCACTTATTATTATGACGGCTCATGGCTTAATCTATCAACCGATACTTTAATCGGGAAAGACAGCATTGTACTTACAGAATACAGTTTTTATGAATCGTACTTTACGCAGGATTTTAAATCGCCACATTTGGCCCTGAAATGGAATGGAAATGGCTTTAATGGAAATTGGGAAAGTGGCGATAAAACCAAAAAATATCCGATTACTTTAACCGAAAAATATCCTGAGGGCAGTTATCAATTCAACGCAGGCATTTATAAAGATTCAGTTAAAGCATTTGCCAATCAGCCAAAATCGCCTGCAGCTGAAATCAGTTTTGAATACCTCGAAAGCAAAAGCAATAATGAATACGGCAACTGGCTAAACTCGGAGCTTAAAAAAATTTCAGGACTAAAATCACTGGTCGATCGCTCAATCGGTTTCAAAAATATTGCAGCTGCCTATTTTAAAGATTATAAAACCCAGGTAACCGAGCAATCAAAAAATAGCCGTGGTGATGATTTCCAGGCATGGATGAATTATACCAACAATAGTCAGCAATCGGTTAATTATAATGATAATGGTTATGTCGTAATCGATTTCCTGGCTGATGCTTATACTGGTGGTGCACATGGAAACTACAGCAGTGTGATGTACTGCCTGGATGTGAAAAACAAAAAACAAATGGTATTGAGCGATATCATTAAAATAGATTCGAATACCTTACAAAGCATTTTAGAACGCAATCTTCGCAAAGAATATAACATTAAAGCTAAAGACGCATTGAGCACAGTTCTGTTTGATGATTTTATAAAACCAAACAATAACTTTTATTTCAATGCCAATGGGATTGCTTTTATGTATAACCCATATGAAGTAACCAGTTATGCACAAGGGCAGATTGTCGTATTTATTCCTTATGCAGATTTAAAGACTTATTTGGTGCCGGCTTTTAAGCAAAGGGTAGGCATTAAGTAG
- a CDS encoding DUF1801 domain-containing protein encodes MLNPLDNYFEQKDEPVKGCLQYLRSLLMGYNDITEHWKYGMPFYYHKGKMFCYLWIHKKLHQPYIGLVDGNKIEHEDLLQEKRARMKILLINHLKDIPKKKIESILKQAFALRK; translated from the coding sequence ATGCTAAATCCTCTTGATAATTATTTCGAGCAAAAAGATGAACCTGTAAAAGGCTGCCTGCAATATTTAAGGTCGCTTTTAATGGGTTATAATGATATTACCGAGCATTGGAAATATGGAATGCCTTTTTATTACCATAAAGGGAAAATGTTCTGTTATCTTTGGATACATAAAAAACTTCATCAGCCTTACATTGGTTTAGTTGATGGAAATAAAATTGAACACGAAGATCTGTTGCAGGAGAAAAGAGCACGAATGAAAATTTTATTGATTAACCACCTAAAAGATATTCCTAAAAAGAAAATCGAATCTATTTTAAAACAGGCCTTTGCCTTAAGGAAATAG
- a CDS encoding polysaccharide deacetylase family protein yields MDKHLKSAAHTLLLMLFLGSFLLACSSSKQKEKIAITSTIKQVKLDSAKAQPADNKTILARREVPVLCYHQIRNNIASDSKRAHDDIIAPAKFKEHMKMLADSGYHSILPDELYNYLVYDAKLPEKPIMITFDDTDEDQFTIGNTTLKKHGFKGVYFIMTVSIGRKGRINYMTKEQIKQLSDEGNVIASHTYNHKNFAQFTDADWTTQIDEPTKKLEQITGKKVAYFAYPYGVFKASTLHKLKEHGFKAAFILSTARDENYPLYTLRRIIDPGRYTAKNLYYSINKSFNKTKS; encoded by the coding sequence TTGGATAAACATCTAAAATCTGCTGCTCATACCCTTTTATTAATGCTATTTTTGGGATCATTTTTACTGGCTTGTTCGAGCAGTAAACAAAAAGAAAAAATCGCTATAACAAGCACTATCAAACAGGTTAAACTAGATTCGGCCAAAGCCCAACCTGCCGATAACAAAACCATTTTGGCCCGTAGAGAAGTGCCTGTTCTGTGTTATCATCAGATCAGAAACAATATTGCAAGTGACAGTAAAAGAGCACACGACGATATTATTGCCCCAGCTAAATTTAAGGAGCATATGAAAATGCTGGCAGATAGTGGTTACCATTCCATTTTGCCAGATGAGTTGTACAACTACCTGGTTTATGACGCCAAATTACCTGAGAAGCCCATTATGATTACTTTTGATGATACGGACGAAGATCAATTTACCATTGGGAATACAACGTTAAAAAAACATGGCTTTAAAGGCGTTTATTTTATCATGACGGTATCAATCGGCAGAAAAGGCCGGATCAATTACATGACTAAAGAACAGATTAAACAACTATCTGACGAAGGAAATGTGATTGCCAGCCATACCTACAATCATAAAAACTTTGCACAGTTTACCGATGCCGACTGGACCACTCAAATTGATGAGCCAACCAAAAAACTAGAACAAATTACGGGTAAAAAGGTCGCATATTTCGCCTATCCCTATGGTGTTTTCAAAGCTTCAACCTTACATAAGCTAAAAGAACATGGCTTTAAAGCGGCGTTTATACTTTCAACGGCAAGAGATGAAAACTACCCGCTTTATACGCTCAGAAGAATAATTGATCCGGGAAGATACACGGCAAAAAATTTATATTACAGCATAAACAAGAGTTTTAACAAAACAAAATCTTAG
- a CDS encoding polysaccharide deacetylase family protein, with translation MKYSFLTLITAGVILFASCQSKSQTENSATQDSAAQTSNAAASTGTPVDVSKIKVADAKTILARKQVPILCYHQVRNWKPTDGKVGKDYIVEIQNFKDQMKMLADSGYHTILPDQLYAYLNTGAALPSKPIMLTFDDTDLDQFTIVRPTLDKLGYKAVYFIMTVSIGKKGKFVDYMSKEQIKQLSDEGNVIGSHTYDHKNFKKYAGKDWEEQLDKPTKKLEEITGKKMTEFAYPFGLWNAEGIPELKKRGFRMAFQLSTKRDEKDPLFTIRRIIASGYWSPKTLSNSIKNSF, from the coding sequence ATGAAATACAGCTTTTTAACCCTAATAACAGCCGGAGTAATCTTATTTGCCAGCTGCCAATCCAAATCTCAAACAGAAAATTCTGCTACTCAAGATTCTGCTGCACAAACCAGCAATGCTGCAGCAAGTACCGGAACCCCAGTTGACGTTTCGAAAATTAAAGTTGCTGATGCTAAAACCATTTTAGCCAGAAAGCAGGTGCCAATTTTATGCTACCACCAGGTAAGAAACTGGAAACCAACTGATGGCAAAGTAGGTAAAGATTATATAGTAGAAATCCAGAACTTTAAAGATCAGATGAAAATGTTGGCCGATAGCGGTTACCATACCATTTTACCAGATCAGCTTTACGCCTACCTGAACACTGGTGCAGCGTTACCAAGTAAACCCATTATGCTAACCTTTGACGATACTGACCTCGATCAATTTACCATTGTACGCCCAACTTTAGATAAATTGGGTTATAAAGCCGTTTATTTTATCATGACAGTTTCGATTGGCAAAAAAGGCAAATTTGTAGATTACATGAGCAAGGAGCAGATTAAACAACTTTCTGACGAAGGAAATGTTATTGGTAGCCATACTTACGACCATAAAAATTTCAAGAAATATGCAGGTAAAGATTGGGAAGAGCAATTAGACAAACCAACCAAAAAACTGGAAGAAATTACAGGTAAAAAAATGACAGAATTTGCCTATCCCTTTGGTTTATGGAATGCAGAAGGTATTCCGGAGCTTAAAAAGCGTGGTTTTAGAATGGCTTTTCAACTATCGACCAAACGCGATGAAAAAGATCCGTTATTTACCATCCGCAGGATTATCGCCAGTGGTTACTGGTCGCCTAAAACATTAAGCAATAGTATTAAAAATAGCTTTTAA
- a CDS encoding RNA polymerase sigma factor, with the protein MVKKILSFEEILKGCVKNDNSCKEMMYKSFYGYLMGIILRYTKNPSDSEELVNDSFIKIFKHVGGFKAPKNPEELQRSFKGWIAQIASRTAIDKIRSSKVQFYVDDLAESEHPVTQVSIASELHVNDILNLLNHLPDTQRLVFNLYEIEGFAHDEISKMLNIPESSSRVYLTRSKNKLRTLYLNTMVNSYEKNG; encoded by the coding sequence GTGGTAAAAAAAATACTCAGTTTTGAGGAAATTTTAAAAGGCTGTGTAAAAAACGACAATAGCTGTAAAGAAATGATGTATAAATCATTTTATGGCTATTTAATGGGCATAATTTTAAGGTATACCAAAAACCCTTCGGACAGTGAAGAGCTTGTAAATGATAGTTTTATCAAGATTTTCAAACATGTTGGCGGCTTCAAAGCACCAAAGAATCCGGAAGAATTACAGCGATCGTTTAAAGGTTGGATTGCCCAGATTGCTTCGCGAACGGCAATAGACAAGATACGAAGTTCGAAGGTTCAATTTTATGTTGATGATTTAGCAGAAAGTGAACATCCGGTTACTCAGGTTTCGATTGCTTCGGAACTACACGTTAATGATATTTTGAATTTACTAAATCACTTACCAGATACGCAGAGACTGGTATTTAACTTATATGAAATTGAGGGCTTTGCCCACGACGAAATTTCGAAGATGTTAAACATTCCTGAAAGTTCAAGTCGTGTTTACCTTACACGTTCTAAAAATAAGTTACGTACCCTTTACCTAAATACCATGGTTAATTCATACGAAAAAAATGGATAA
- a CDS encoding Uma2 family endonuclease yields the protein MKTIKPYPTEEELPAIKTLNEVDFSASYSYADYMRFAFDERLEIIKGHLFKMSPAPSRIHQEVLTNIFGPIYNILKGKQCHVYTAPFDVRLAKKTQDDQEVFTVVQPDIVVVCDQTKLDKRGCIGAPDIVVEILSPGNNKKELINKYEVYEEAGVKEYWIVSPSDKTFFKYILDEKGKFQPTKLLTIGEVVTTPIMPGFSLVLEEVFQD from the coding sequence ATGAAAACCATTAAACCATATCCAACTGAAGAGGAACTGCCAGCAATTAAGACACTTAATGAGGTCGATTTTTCCGCTTCCTATAGCTATGCAGATTATATGCGTTTCGCTTTTGATGAACGATTGGAAATTATTAAAGGGCACTTATTTAAAATGAGTCCCGCTCCTTCCAGGATTCATCAAGAAGTTTTAACCAATATTTTCGGACCGATATATAATATTCTAAAAGGAAAACAATGTCATGTTTATACTGCACCATTTGATGTTCGGTTAGCAAAGAAAACTCAAGATGACCAAGAAGTTTTCACTGTAGTGCAACCTGATATTGTGGTGGTTTGTGATCAGACCAAACTGGATAAACGTGGATGTATTGGTGCTCCAGATATTGTAGTCGAAATTTTATCGCCAGGCAACAATAAAAAAGAACTGATCAACAAATATGAGGTTTATGAAGAAGCGGGCGTTAAAGAATACTGGATAGTGAGTCCTTCTGATAAAACTTTTTTTAAATATATTCTTGATGAAAAAGGTAAGTTCCAGCCTACAAAACTGCTAACCATTGGTGAAGTGGTAACAACGCCTATTATGCCAGGGTTTTCACTTGTCCTGGAAGAGGTTTTTCAAGATTAA
- a CDS encoding peptidylprolyl isomerase, with protein MNISPNSVVALTYELHTTNEEGQQVFVEKADEENPLVFLYGVGMMLPKFEEHLTGLKTGDEYGFELSAADGYGDIDPGAFADLPKTMFTEAGGELPNVGDVIPLQDNNGNQFRAGVTAVHDETISVDLNHPMAGKNLVFSGVILNVREATQDELAHGHAHGADGHSGH; from the coding sequence ATGAATATTTCACCAAACTCTGTAGTAGCGTTAACTTACGAATTGCATACTACTAACGAAGAAGGACAACAAGTTTTTGTCGAAAAAGCTGACGAAGAAAATCCTTTAGTATTTTTATATGGCGTTGGCATGATGTTGCCTAAATTTGAAGAGCATTTAACCGGTTTAAAAACTGGTGATGAATATGGTTTCGAACTATCTGCTGCAGATGGTTATGGCGATATTGATCCGGGTGCTTTTGCCGATTTGCCAAAAACTATGTTTACCGAAGCTGGCGGCGAATTACCAAATGTTGGTGATGTTATTCCATTGCAAGATAACAATGGTAACCAGTTTAGAGCAGGTGTTACCGCTGTTCACGACGAAACCATTTCAGTAGATTTAAACCACCCAATGGCTGGTAAAAACTTAGTGTTTAGTGGTGTGATTTTAAATGTACGTGAAGCTACACAAGATGAATTGGCTCATGGTCATGCACACGGAGCTGATGGTCATTCAGGTCACTAA
- a CDS encoding nitroreductase produces the protein MSTTYDIISKVIKERRSIFPASYIKKEIPVEVINQILETANYAPTHKLTQPWRFVVIRKAGLTKLGEELGKLYKELVSPQQFLQKKYDSFAEKTSQADCIIAINMQVSGKIPEWEELAAVSCAVQNMALTAESLNVGAYWSSPPLIDDLGDFLSLGENEKCIGLFYMGYHNEKPWAPNRTSMEEKVRWIEG, from the coding sequence ATGAGTACAACATACGATATCATTTCAAAAGTGATAAAAGAACGTCGCAGTATTTTCCCTGCCAGCTATATAAAAAAAGAAATTCCTGTTGAGGTAATTAACCAGATTTTAGAAACAGCCAATTATGCACCAACACATAAATTAACCCAGCCCTGGCGCTTTGTGGTGATCAGAAAAGCGGGATTAACAAAACTTGGTGAAGAATTGGGTAAATTATATAAAGAATTGGTGAGCCCGCAACAGTTTTTACAGAAAAAGTACGACAGCTTTGCCGAAAAAACGAGTCAGGCTGATTGCATTATCGCTATAAATATGCAGGTGAGCGGTAAAATACCTGAGTGGGAAGAGTTGGCGGCCGTTTCCTGTGCAGTTCAAAATATGGCTTTAACTGCAGAAAGTTTGAATGTTGGCGCCTATTGGAGTTCGCCACCATTGATTGATGATTTAGGCGATTTCTTAAGTCTGGGTGAAAACGAAAAGTGCATCGGTTTATTTTACATGGGCTATCATAACGAAAAACCCTGGGCGCCAAATAGAACTTCGATGGAAGAAAAAGTGAGGTGGATAGAAGGGTAG
- a CDS encoding M1 family aminopeptidase, with product MRGEGLTYAPLYKDSTLVNPVKLHITYTGAFPIYTDTLNFIDFKGLIAFNGKTMRAADQSKWYPVIYDIKNDRLIEQMTFDIQVTAKDVKMIFVNGDLPKPGPMARFKSNIPIAPMLFAGDYDVQKTNGALFLNTQMNDKQLKVFEQNIAEMKAYYFKVLKIPYDTKNVFIEHAPVEKFNKGRSWGFVAFPTIAFAGIKLGDMVDEEHSKLKDSTDYPFIAHEIGHYYFGNVLQPNSTLFWFFLESTAEYLSVKASEEKFGKAFGTKYFQDRGKQLKNFKAKPLNTVKEMNEISGTYRYSYGPFLLRGLEQMIGEQRTFKFLNTCLTAKNEFTDYNFFRKNALKSGITQKEWDAYEKEFILSENAVSLIK from the coding sequence ATGCGTGGCGAGGGCTTAACTTATGCCCCATTATATAAAGATAGCACACTGGTAAATCCTGTCAAACTACACATCACCTACACAGGAGCATTCCCGATTTATACCGATACACTGAACTTTATAGATTTTAAGGGATTGATTGCTTTTAATGGTAAAACGATGAGGGCTGCCGATCAATCTAAATGGTATCCTGTAATTTACGACATCAAAAACGACAGGTTGATTGAACAGATGACCTTCGATATCCAGGTAACGGCTAAAGATGTTAAAATGATTTTTGTAAATGGCGATCTGCCTAAACCAGGCCCTATGGCCAGATTTAAATCGAATATCCCTATTGCGCCTATGCTTTTTGCCGGAGATTATGATGTACAAAAAACCAATGGTGCGTTATTTTTAAACACGCAGATGAATGATAAGCAACTGAAGGTTTTTGAACAGAATATTGCTGAAATGAAAGCCTATTATTTTAAGGTTTTAAAAATTCCATACGATACAAAAAATGTATTTATTGAGCATGCGCCGGTAGAAAAATTTAACAAAGGCAGAAGCTGGGGTTTTGTGGCTTTTCCAACAATAGCTTTTGCAGGTATTAAACTGGGCGATATGGTTGATGAGGAACACAGTAAACTTAAAGATTCTACAGATTATCCATTTATTGCACACGAAATTGGCCATTATTATTTCGGCAACGTGCTACAACCCAACTCTACTTTGTTCTGGTTCTTTTTAGAATCTACCGCAGAGTATTTATCAGTAAAAGCCAGTGAAGAAAAATTCGGAAAAGCTTTCGGCACTAAATATTTTCAGGACAGGGGAAAACAACTGAAAAATTTTAAAGCCAAACCCTTAAATACGGTTAAAGAAATGAATGAGATCTCAGGTACTTACCGCTATTCCTACGGTCCATTTCTGCTTCGTGGCTTAGAGCAAATGATTGGTGAGCAAAGGACATTTAAATTCTTAAACACCTGCTTAACGGCTAAAAATGAATTTACTGACTATAATTTCTTCAGAAAAAATGCTTTAAAATCGGGCATTACTCAAAAAGAGTGGGATGCTTACGAAAAAGAATTTATCCTTTCTGAAAACGCTGTATCTTTAATCAAATAA
- a CDS encoding DUF4397 domain-containing protein, whose product MKTNLKNFSTTTKIILSLLVITLTITACKKDFNNDPIEAAGIGFVHASPGTGALDFILDNQKINSFTYTKDLGYYAAYPGTRLVGVAKKDSLKYLTTAQATLKSGSFYSVFVVDTLKSTKLLILEDDLKAPETDKAKVRFINLSPGSAPFDLAIAGTDAPLFTAKAFKEFTTFSNIAPNDSYTFQLKQSGTVKVTLPAVKIEKGKIYTIWAKGLSSKTDSTGVGLSVMTNK is encoded by the coding sequence ATGAAAACGAATTTGAAAAATTTTAGCACTACGACAAAAATTATACTCTCTCTCCTTGTTATAACTTTAACCATAACTGCCTGCAAAAAGGATTTTAACAACGATCCGATAGAAGCTGCTGGTATTGGCTTTGTTCATGCATCACCTGGAACAGGCGCGTTGGATTTTATATTGGATAACCAAAAAATAAATAGCTTTACCTACACTAAAGATTTAGGATACTATGCCGCTTATCCTGGAACAAGATTGGTGGGTGTTGCTAAAAAAGACTCTTTAAAATATTTAACCACAGCTCAAGCAACATTAAAATCTGGATCATTTTACTCGGTTTTCGTAGTAGATACTTTAAAATCTACCAAACTTTTGATCCTTGAAGATGATTTAAAAGCACCTGAAACTGATAAAGCTAAAGTTCGTTTTATAAACTTAAGTCCAGGTTCTGCCCCATTTGATTTAGCTATTGCCGGAACGGATGCACCATTATTTACCGCAAAAGCATTTAAAGAGTTCACCACTTTTAGCAATATTGCACCGAATGACAGCTATACTTTCCAGTTAAAGCAAAGCGGAACAGTTAAAGTTACCTTACCAGCCGTTAAAATCGAAAAAGGTAAAATTTATACCATCTGGGCTAAAGGTTTATCGAGCAAAACCGATAGTACCGGAGTAGGCTTATCAGTGATGACGAACAAATAA
- a CDS encoding ABC-F family ATP-binding cassette domain-containing protein, translating to MISVSNLSLRYGKRTLFEDVNLKFTQGNCYGVIGANGAGKSTFLKILSGEVNQTSGSVAFTPGERMAVLKQNHYEFDEFSVLETVMIGHKELYAIMKEKDAIYMKEDFSEKDGERAGELENLFAEKDGWNMESNAATMLSNLGITEDNHHKLLKELDNTQKVRVLLAQALFGNPDILLLDEPTNDLDIETIAWLENFLADYQNIVLVVSHDRHFLDAVCTHIVDIDFAKMSIYTGNYTFWYESSQLALKQRSDQNKKTEDKVKELQEFIRRFSANASKSKQATSRKKALDKIDITEIKASSRKYPAIIFNNTGREAGDQILQVENLGKNGNDGVLFDKITFMVNKGDKIAILSQNSLATAAFYDVLTGRDTDHRGEFKWGVTISTADIPNDNSEYFAGKDENLVDWLREYSGTDADEQFVRSFLGRMLFSGEEVLKNVKVLSGGEKMRCMFSRMMLQQANLLMFDEPTNHLDLESIEALNNGMKDFKGAILFTSRDHQLTETVANRIIEITPKGTIDKLMTYDEYINSSDVAKLREEMYS from the coding sequence ATGATTTCAGTTTCTAATTTATCTTTACGATACGGCAAACGCACATTATTTGAAGATGTTAACCTAAAATTTACCCAGGGCAATTGCTATGGTGTAATTGGGGCTAATGGCGCAGGTAAATCTACTTTTCTAAAAATTTTATCAGGAGAAGTTAACCAGACTTCTGGTAGCGTGGCTTTTACTCCAGGCGAAAGAATGGCGGTTTTAAAACAAAATCACTACGAATTTGATGAGTTTTCGGTATTAGAAACCGTAATGATTGGCCATAAAGAACTTTATGCCATCATGAAAGAGAAAGACGCCATTTATATGAAAGAAGATTTCTCGGAGAAAGATGGCGAACGCGCCGGAGAGCTTGAAAATCTTTTTGCAGAAAAGGATGGCTGGAACATGGAAAGCAATGCTGCCACCATGCTTAGCAATTTGGGTATAACCGAAGATAACCACCATAAATTACTTAAAGAACTAGACAATACACAGAAAGTACGTGTGTTACTGGCACAGGCATTATTCGGTAATCCGGATATTTTACTACTGGATGAGCCTACCAACGATTTGGACATCGAAACCATTGCCTGGTTAGAGAACTTCCTGGCCGATTATCAGAACATTGTATTGGTTGTATCGCACGACAGGCACTTTTTAGATGCAGTTTGTACGCATATTGTGGATATCGATTTCGCTAAAATGAGCATTTACACTGGTAACTATACCTTCTGGTACGAATCTAGTCAGCTGGCACTAAAACAACGTAGCGACCAGAACAAAAAAACGGAAGATAAGGTGAAGGAGCTACAGGAATTTATCCGCAGGTTTAGTGCAAATGCCTCTAAATCAAAACAAGCAACTTCTCGTAAGAAAGCTTTAGATAAGATTGATATCACCGAAATTAAAGCATCGAGCAGAAAATATCCAGCCATTATATTCAACAATACGGGTCGTGAGGCTGGTGACCAGATTTTACAGGTAGAAAACCTGGGTAAAAATGGAAACGATGGTGTTTTATTCGACAAAATTACCTTCATGGTAAATAAAGGTGATAAAATTGCCATACTATCTCAGAACAGTTTGGCTACCGCAGCATTTTACGATGTTTTAACGGGTAGAGATACAGACCATAGAGGTGAATTTAAATGGGGCGTTACCATCAGCACTGCTGATATTCCGAACGATAACTCCGAATATTTTGCAGGTAAGGATGAAAACCTGGTAGACTGGTTGCGTGAATACTCTGGTACTGATGCCGATGAACAATTTGTACGTAGCTTTTTAGGCCGTATGTTATTCTCAGGCGAAGAAGTACTTAAAAATGTAAAAGTGCTTTCAGGAGGCGAAAAAATGCGTTGTATGTTTTCCAGAATGATGTTACAACAGGCTAACTTGTTAATGTTTGATGAGCCAACCAATCACCTGGATCTGGAATCCATCGAGGCACTGAACAATGGCATGAAAGATTTTAAAGGTGCGATATTGTTTACCTCGCGAGATCACCAGTTAACAGAAACCGTTGCGAACCGCATTATCGAAATTACACCAAAAGGTACGATTGATAAGCTGATGACTTACGATGAATATATCAACAGTAGCGATGTTGCAAAACTAAGAGAAGAAATGTATTCTTAA